Proteins encoded together in one Chryseobacterium sp. G0201 window:
- a CDS encoding HIT family protein, whose product MSTIFTKIINGDIPSYKIAENEDFVAFLDAMPLVKGHTLVVPKKEVDLIFDLDSEEYKNLWGFAQEVAKKVKNAIPCVRVGVAVVGLEVPHAHIHLIPLNKVEDMNFKNERLKLTNEEYTEIQNSIINS is encoded by the coding sequence ATGAGTACAATATTCACAAAAATCATTAATGGCGACATTCCATCATATAAAATTGCAGAGAATGAAGACTTTGTAGCTTTCTTGGATGCAATGCCACTGGTGAAAGGACATACTTTGGTAGTTCCTAAAAAAGAAGTTGACCTTATTTTTGATCTGGACAGCGAAGAGTATAAAAATCTTTGGGGTTTTGCTCAGGAAGTTGCCAAGAAAGTAAAGAACGCGATTCCTTGTGTGAGAGTAGGAGTGGCAGTTGTAGGATTAGAAGTTCCTCATGCACATATTCATTTGATTCCTTTAAATAAAGTAGAGGATATGAATTTTAAAAATGAGAGATTAAAATTAACAAACGAAGAATATACCGAGATTCAAAACTCAATTATTAATTCTTAA
- the clpX gene encoding ATP-dependent Clp protease ATP-binding subunit ClpX has product MNSNQCSFCGRKRSEVQMLISGQNGFICENCIEQAHLIVKDGVSKTEQSPAENIDELKKPKEIKEFLNQYVIGQDQAKKQLSIAVYNHYKRLLHAQNENREVELEKSNIIMIGETGTGKTLLAKTIARELNVPFCIVDATILTEAGYVGEDVESILSRLLMVADYDVEKAEKGIVFIDEIDKIARKSDNPSLTRDVSGEGVQQGLLKLLEGSIVNVPPQGGRKHPDQKYIQVNTQNILFIAGGAFDGIKEIIERRMNKQAIGFSSEKINKVDEDDYVLTNINAIDLRTFGLIPELLGRFPIITYLDKLTKEVMVRIMKEPKNSIVNQFVELFKMDGTNLVFTDGAIEKIVEETMEKGLGARGLRGTTEKVLEDYMFSIGEEKEIVLTEDNIFVNK; this is encoded by the coding sequence ATGAATTCAAACCAGTGTTCTTTCTGCGGCAGAAAAAGAAGTGAAGTTCAAATGCTTATTTCTGGTCAGAACGGTTTTATTTGCGAAAATTGTATAGAACAGGCTCATTTAATTGTAAAGGATGGTGTTTCTAAAACAGAACAGTCTCCTGCAGAAAATATCGACGAGCTGAAAAAGCCTAAAGAAATCAAAGAATTTCTTAATCAATATGTAATAGGGCAAGATCAGGCAAAAAAACAACTGTCTATTGCAGTTTACAATCATTATAAAAGATTACTACACGCTCAGAACGAAAACAGAGAAGTAGAGTTGGAGAAATCAAATATCATCATGATCGGTGAGACGGGTACAGGGAAAACTTTGTTGGCTAAAACAATTGCCAGAGAGCTGAATGTTCCGTTTTGTATTGTTGATGCAACGATTTTAACAGAAGCGGGTTATGTTGGAGAAGATGTAGAAAGTATTTTATCAAGACTTTTGATGGTTGCTGATTATGATGTAGAAAAAGCAGAAAAAGGAATCGTATTTATTGATGAAATTGATAAGATTGCAAGAAAATCTGATAACCCTAGTCTTACAAGAGACGTTTCGGGGGAAGGTGTACAGCAAGGTTTATTAAAATTATTGGAAGGTAGTATTGTGAATGTTCCGCCTCAGGGGGGAAGAAAGCATCCTGACCAAAAATATATTCAGGTAAATACCCAAAATATTTTATTTATTGCCGGTGGAGCTTTTGACGGGATCAAGGAGATCATCGAAAGAAGAATGAATAAGCAGGCAATAGGTTTCAGCTCAGAAAAGATCAATAAAGTAGATGAAGATGATTATGTATTAACAAATATTAATGCAATCGATCTTCGTACTTTCGGATTAATTCCCGAACTTTTGGGCAGATTTCCAATCATTACTTACCTTGATAAACTCACAAAAGAAGTAATGGTTCGTATCATGAAAGAGCCGAAAAACTCAATTGTCAATCAATTTGTGGAGCTCTTTAAAATGGATGGCACAAATTTGGTATTCACCGATGGTGCAATTGAAAAAATTGTAGAAGAAACAATGGAGAAAGGTTTGGGAGCCAGAGGGCTTCGTGGAACCACTGAGAAAGTACTTGAAGACTACATGTTTTCAATAGGAGAGGAGAAAGAAATAGTATTAACTGAAGATAATATTTTTGTTAATAAATAA
- a CDS encoding T9SS type A sorting domain-containing protein: MRKSLFAIGLLAAVSSVQAQNVLLHVDDTATTYVSKGTLVYSGGGVQMRGNGLVENHGNFMVSGTTTDSFKTITTGGTDKPEGSATSNFINKLNEPDNYLLANANDGGVTAPVYTYGQLYITGVPQGNITGIVDEEMRQAKHGDYQQMGIPFFQKSVASLGTDVGKTFTPVRGSKNDVLYWHNTDVKAVHFGDLNLYKFGDAAPSTAYYMIGGQGLDLATAPKSIKGRPVSDDGTFANTPVTLSNAGANVTFGSFGQGHNSYNEAYNTYVADEFNGASGKWQGNYGKNMYQFANPYLTNLDLTNIGIAEAGGDGVTLNNIYGVRTEATGVQYTGTGSTAAAYKVVTFNSGVPTGDASSLVVRPFGAFTIKLNDNANIGNTALNFGNLRRFNYHGRASATPYTVTAAKNGATGTVKQLGVIALDANGKELDRTYYVVYPNGTTGHTSAQKTQYTASTANLLGTFEEATTGGIDPNYSSNYWLYINEANENDFTGKNVSLMNYSSQIKSYKFEIRENAELVSNGTHQLSTGTGFFYKAPNGSVMQAKQGETIPVTTNTLPYDLFYGEPKNVLATQNPVKSSRTMVVYNPEITNYIVRFDPNWKKADIEVYDMSGKLVISKKAVNTSTDFVIELDNSIKNSYVVKIVSDKGETVNTKILK; the protein is encoded by the coding sequence ATGAGAAAAAGTTTATTTGCTATTGGTTTATTAGCAGCAGTTAGTTCTGTTCAGGCGCAGAATGTTCTATTACACGTAGATGACACTGCTACTACGTACGTAAGTAAAGGTACACTGGTTTATTCCGGTGGAGGCGTACAAATGAGAGGGAATGGATTAGTTGAAAATCACGGTAACTTTATGGTTAGCGGAACAACTACAGATTCATTTAAAACTATTACAACTGGCGGTACAGACAAGCCAGAGGGTTCCGCAACTTCTAATTTTATCAACAAACTTAATGAGCCGGATAACTACTTATTAGCTAATGCTAATGATGGAGGTGTTACAGCTCCTGTCTATACATATGGACAGTTATATATTACTGGTGTTCCACAAGGTAATATTACAGGTATTGTTGATGAAGAAATGAGACAGGCGAAACATGGGGATTATCAACAAATGGGTATTCCATTTTTCCAAAAATCTGTAGCTTCTTTAGGGACTGATGTTGGTAAAACATTCACTCCTGTAAGAGGTTCTAAAAATGATGTTTTATATTGGCATAATACTGATGTTAAAGCAGTGCATTTTGGAGATCTGAATTTATATAAATTCGGTGATGCAGCACCTTCAACAGCTTATTATATGATAGGTGGTCAAGGTCTTGACCTTGCTACAGCTCCTAAAAGCATTAAAGGTCGTCCTGTTTCTGATGATGGTACATTTGCTAATACGCCAGTTACATTGAGTAATGCAGGAGCAAACGTTACTTTCGGATCTTTTGGACAAGGACATAACAGCTATAATGAAGCATATAATACATATGTTGCAGATGAGTTCAACGGTGCTTCTGGTAAATGGCAGGGTAACTATGGAAAAAACATGTACCAATTTGCTAATCCATATCTTACTAATTTAGATTTAACTAATATTGGAATAGCGGAAGCAGGTGGTGATGGTGTAACTTTGAATAATATTTACGGTGTAAGAACTGAAGCAACTGGAGTTCAGTATACAGGAACTGGTAGTACAGCTGCTGCTTACAAAGTAGTTACATTTAATTCTGGAGTTCCAACTGGGGATGCTTCATCTTTAGTGGTGAGACCTTTCGGTGCATTTACTATTAAACTTAATGACAATGCTAATATAGGTAATACTGCCCTTAACTTTGGTAATTTAAGAAGATTTAATTATCATGGTAGAGCATCAGCTACTCCTTATACTGTTACTGCTGCTAAAAATGGTGCAACAGGAACTGTAAAGCAATTAGGAGTTATTGCTCTTGATGCTAATGGTAAAGAATTGGACAGAACATATTATGTTGTTTATCCAAATGGTACTACAGGGCATACTTCAGCTCAAAAGACTCAATATACAGCAAGTACTGCGAATCTTTTAGGTACTTTTGAAGAAGCTACAACTGGAGGTATTGATCCTAACTATAGCTCTAACTATTGGTTATATATTAACGAAGCTAATGAAAACGACTTTACAGGTAAAAACGTTAGCTTAATGAATTATAGTTCTCAAATTAAATCTTATAAATTTGAGATCAGAGAGAATGCTGAATTAGTTTCTAATGGAACTCATCAGCTTTCAACAGGTACAGGATTCTTTTACAAGGCTCCAAATGGATCTGTAATGCAGGCTAAACAAGGAGAAACAATTCCTGTTACTACAAATACTTTACCTTATGACTTATTCTATGGTGAGCCTAAAAATGTTTTAGCAACTCAAAATCCTGTTAAGTCTTCAAGAACTATGGTTGTTTATAACCCGGAAATTACTAACTATATTGTTAGATTTGATCCAAACTGGAAAAAAGCAGATATTGAAGTTTATGATATGAGTGGTAAACTGGTAATCTCTAAAAAAGCAGTAAATACTTCTACAGATTTTGTAATTGAATTAGATAACTCTATTAAAAATTCTTACGTTGTAAAAATTGTTTCAGACAAGGGAGAAACTGTTAATACCAAAATCTTAAAATAA
- a CDS encoding signal peptidase: MKTINKLVGTFFLFIAFMGNAQKTIVVDDPTVQGVGPGVSSPIDMYVYALGAIAIMFIAFYTKRYKSQKI, translated from the coding sequence ATGAAAACTATAAATAAACTAGTAGGTACTTTTTTTCTTTTTATAGCATTTATGGGAAATGCACAGAAGACAATTGTTGTAGACGATCCGACTGTACAAGGAGTTGGTCCGGGAGTTTCTTCACCGATTGACATGTATGTTTACGCATTAGGAGCTATTGCAATAATGTTTATTGCATTTTATACTAAAAGATATAAAAGTCAAAAAATATAA
- a CDS encoding TlpA family protein disulfide reductase gives MKKIYVLSAVLSAFALQAQFTVTVQTPADFKEQDAILYTLNGSKDIIASKEQVKNNVWTFKYPKNYSGMMKIYFPTTNNSISFISENKNVSIKLETQDNKVKNIVYQDESNDVMSKLQEGSQKKELILPALAQIKEYYKDNTDFGKALKTEISRLSGGINSVDQAQHPFIYYYNTNYSKFLSADSAKKVTQDEIINFLDKSNDLLETSSLLRPILVAYLNTGGNTNVGASVDKLLDTLKVETPRGQTVLSELIDIFDVYDMNEFKDKYLGLAKGLKCTINDRLASTIKSNTNVEMGATFPNNKFQSPLNTTAKSLYDVKADKKVIVFWSSTCSHCESELPKLLEKYNDLKAKNIQIVGLSLDTDKDSYSKKISVFPWINDSELKGWNSSYVDTYNVHATPTYFILDANNKIISKPDHVGDVLEYFKIK, from the coding sequence ATGAAAAAGATTTACGTACTATCGGCAGTATTATCTGCATTTGCTTTACAGGCTCAGTTTACAGTTACAGTACAAACGCCTGCTGATTTTAAAGAACAAGATGCCATTTTGTATACTTTAAATGGCTCAAAAGATATTATTGCTTCTAAAGAGCAAGTTAAAAACAATGTATGGACTTTTAAATACCCTAAAAATTATTCGGGTATGATGAAGATTTATTTTCCAACTACTAATAATTCGATTAGTTTTATTTCAGAAAATAAAAATGTAAGTATAAAATTAGAAACTCAAGATAATAAGGTTAAGAACATTGTTTATCAGGACGAGTCTAATGATGTAATGAGTAAATTACAGGAAGGGTCTCAGAAAAAGGAACTGATTTTGCCTGCCTTAGCTCAAATTAAAGAATATTATAAAGACAATACTGATTTCGGGAAGGCTTTGAAAACTGAAATTAGCAGACTTTCTGGAGGTATTAATTCTGTTGATCAGGCTCAGCATCCTTTTATATATTATTACAATACTAATTATAGCAAATTTTTATCTGCTGATAGCGCTAAAAAAGTTACTCAGGATGAAATAATTAATTTCCTAGATAAATCTAATGATCTTCTTGAGACATCATCATTGCTAAGACCAATACTTGTTGCTTATCTTAATACCGGAGGGAACACGAATGTTGGTGCTTCTGTAGACAAGCTTCTGGATACTTTAAAAGTAGAAACACCACGTGGGCAGACCGTTTTATCGGAACTGATTGATATCTTTGATGTATACGATATGAATGAGTTCAAGGATAAATATCTTGGTCTTGCTAAAGGTCTTAAGTGTACAATTAATGATAGGTTGGCTTCAACGATTAAATCAAATACAAATGTAGAAATGGGGGCTACGTTTCCCAACAATAAATTTCAGTCTCCTTTAAATACAACGGCAAAATCGTTGTATGATGTAAAAGCTGATAAGAAAGTTATTGTTTTCTGGTCGTCTACTTGTTCACACTGTGAAAGCGAACTTCCAAAATTGTTGGAAAAATACAATGATTTAAAAGCTAAAAATATTCAGATTGTAGGACTTTCTCTGGACACGGATAAAGATTCATACAGCAAAAAAATAAGTGTATTTCCCTGGATCAATGATTCTGAATTAAAGGGATGGAACAGTAGTTATGTAGATACTTACAATGTTCATGCAACTCCGACGTATTTTATTTTAGATGCTAACAATAAGATAATCAGTAAACCAGATCACGTAGGTGATGTTTTGGAATATTTTAAGATAAAATAA
- a CDS encoding HlyD family secretion protein, which translates to METNKDILDNIELRSESVQDILTQPPHWMIRWGNTIIFIILLLILGMSYIIKYPEFIPAPIVVTSQNPPEKLEARINSKIEKIFIKNHQEVKKNQVLMVMQSAANYKDILELKKLVDSISPNQLRSFPVQQSSHFKLGELQGDYNNFAKAFQDEELFTRLQPYAPESLAANQSLSEYRMRILTMKQQKSLEQAKYEITKKSYQRSQELFNQGVIAAMELENEKIKYLQAQQNLENINISLSQMEESISNLNRTKSGTVINTEKDKITYSSQTLQLFEQLRKSLKQWEQNYLVISSTDGVASFQQFFGENQFVKTGDAILSILPKNKDKLVGRMSVPAVNSGKITPGEKVLIKLDNYRFQEYGIVEGRVQNISLSSDDKGNYYVDVVLPKGLKTSYNKTLVFDKELRGSAEIVTQDLRLIERFFYQIRKLLGYQS; encoded by the coding sequence TTGGAAACTAACAAAGATATTTTAGACAATATAGAATTACGTTCTGAAAGTGTTCAGGACATTCTTACACAACCACCCCACTGGATGATCCGTTGGGGCAACACCATTATTTTTATTATCCTTCTGCTTATTTTAGGAATGAGCTATATAATAAAATATCCGGAATTTATACCAGCACCTATTGTTGTTACTTCACAAAACCCTCCGGAAAAACTGGAGGCCAGAATAAATTCCAAAATCGAAAAAATATTCATTAAAAACCATCAGGAAGTTAAAAAGAATCAGGTCTTAATGGTCATGCAGTCCGCAGCTAATTATAAAGATATTTTAGAGCTTAAAAAGCTTGTTGATTCTATTTCTCCCAATCAGTTACGTTCATTCCCTGTCCAGCAGAGTTCTCATTTTAAACTGGGCGAGTTACAAGGTGATTATAATAATTTTGCTAAAGCTTTTCAGGATGAGGAACTTTTTACAAGATTACAGCCTTACGCCCCTGAAAGTTTAGCTGCCAATCAAAGTCTTTCCGAATATAGAATGAGAATCTTAACAATGAAACAGCAGAAAAGCCTGGAGCAGGCAAAGTATGAAATCACAAAGAAAAGCTATCAACGTTCTCAGGAATTATTCAACCAAGGCGTAATTGCAGCAATGGAGCTTGAAAATGAAAAAATAAAGTATCTGCAGGCTCAACAGAATTTAGAAAATATAAACATTTCATTATCACAAATGGAAGAAAGTATTTCTAATCTCAACAGAACAAAAAGTGGTACTGTTATTAATACCGAAAAAGATAAGATTACTTATTCTTCACAAACATTACAATTATTTGAGCAATTACGAAAGTCTCTGAAGCAATGGGAACAAAATTATCTGGTTATTTCATCCACGGATGGTGTCGCCAGTTTTCAGCAGTTTTTTGGCGAAAATCAGTTCGTAAAAACCGGAGATGCGATTTTATCTATTCTTCCTAAAAACAAGGATAAATTAGTAGGCAGAATGTCTGTACCGGCAGTAAACTCAGGAAAGATAACTCCGGGAGAAAAAGTTTTAATTAAACTTGACAATTATCGCTTCCAGGAGTATGGTATTGTTGAGGGCAGAGTGCAAAATATTTCCCTTTCTTCAGATGACAAAGGAAATTATTATGTAGACGTTGTTCTTCCAAAGGGTTTAAAAACAAGTTATAATAAAACCTTAGTTTTTGATAAAGAACTGAGAGGAAGTGCCGAAATTGTAACCCAAGATCTAAGACTTATTGAGAGGTTCTTCTACCAAATTAGAAAATTATTGGGATATCAGAGTTGA
- a CDS encoding peptidase domain-containing ABC transporter, protein MKTFPFYRQPDSKDCGPTCLRIVSKHYGKSISLQQIRNLSETTREGSSLLGLSDAAEDLGFRSLGVQIDFETLAEEVPFPCIVHWNKNHFVVVYKIDKNNKVYISDPSYGLITYSRDEFIKLWIGENATEKTEEGIVLILETTPAFFQTEFDDQESKASFTFLSKYLLKYKSLVAQLAVGLLAGSLLSLIFPFLTQSIVDVGIQNQDLNFIYVVLLAQVMLFLGRMGIEMIRSWILLHLSARINISIISDFFIKLMKLPISFFDTRMTGDIMQRINDHHRIEQLLTSSSLNTLFSLVNLVIFSIVLLFYDYRLFVVYLVGAVLYIGWITFFLNKRKELDYKRFSQVSQEQSKVIELINGMQEIKMHNAEKQKRWDWEFLQVKLFKIRIKSLSLEQWQSVGGNFINQMKDILVSFLSAKLVLEGNLTLGMMLSVQYIIGQLNSPLLQLIDFIKQFQDAKISLERLGEIHDKDDEENKEEQYVAEIPQKDIEIKDMSFRYIGSDAFVFEGLNLTIPYQKTTAIVGASGSGKTTLLKLLMKFYEPTEGDIKIGNTKLKNVSPRFWRDQCGVVMQEGYVFNDTIANNIGVGEDYIDKQKLRKAVEIANIKDFIEGLPLSYNTKIGNEGLGVSGGQKQRLFIARAVYKSPEYIFFDEATSALDANNEKIIMENLEQFFKGKTAIVIAHRLSTVKHADKIIVLDKGNVVEEGSHAELVALRGEYYRLVKNQLELGN, encoded by the coding sequence TTGAAAACTTTTCCTTTCTACCGTCAACCAGATTCCAAGGATTGCGGTCCCACATGTCTTCGTATCGTAAGCAAACATTATGGAAAAAGCATTTCCTTACAGCAAATTCGTAACCTCTCTGAAACTACAAGAGAAGGAAGCAGCTTATTAGGTCTTAGCGATGCAGCGGAAGACCTAGGTTTTCGCTCATTAGGCGTTCAAATTGATTTTGAGACCCTTGCAGAAGAAGTTCCTTTCCCATGCATCGTTCATTGGAACAAAAATCATTTTGTTGTAGTATATAAAATTGATAAAAATAACAAAGTATATATTTCAGATCCAAGTTATGGACTGATCACCTATTCCCGAGATGAATTCATCAAACTATGGATCGGCGAAAATGCCACTGAAAAAACAGAAGAAGGGATAGTTCTTATTTTGGAGACTACACCTGCGTTTTTTCAAACCGAATTTGATGATCAGGAAAGCAAGGCAAGTTTTACTTTTCTTTCAAAATATTTATTAAAATATAAATCATTGGTCGCTCAACTAGCGGTCGGACTTTTAGCGGGGAGTTTATTATCATTAATTTTCCCCTTTCTTACCCAAAGTATCGTCGATGTAGGAATCCAAAATCAGGATTTAAATTTCATCTACGTTGTCTTATTAGCCCAAGTCATGCTTTTTTTAGGCAGAATGGGTATCGAAATGATCCGAAGCTGGATTCTACTCCACCTTTCTGCGAGAATCAATATTTCAATTATTTCGGATTTCTTTATCAAATTAATGAAGCTTCCCATAAGTTTCTTTGATACAAGAATGACTGGAGATATTATGCAGCGTATCAACGATCACCACAGAATAGAACAACTTTTGACAAGTTCATCTCTGAACACTCTATTTTCATTGGTGAATCTTGTTATTTTCAGTATTGTTCTCTTGTTTTATGATTACAGACTGTTTGTCGTTTATCTGGTGGGCGCAGTCTTGTATATCGGATGGATTACTTTTTTCCTTAATAAAAGAAAAGAACTTGATTATAAAAGATTCTCGCAGGTTTCTCAGGAACAAAGTAAAGTGATCGAGCTTATCAACGGAATGCAGGAAATCAAAATGCATAACGCAGAAAAGCAAAAACGCTGGGATTGGGAATTCTTGCAAGTGAAATTATTTAAAATAAGAATTAAATCTTTATCATTAGAACAATGGCAGTCCGTCGGAGGAAACTTCATTAATCAAATGAAAGATATTCTGGTAAGCTTCCTTTCTGCTAAATTGGTTTTAGAGGGAAATCTTACGTTGGGAATGATGCTTTCCGTTCAGTATATCATTGGACAGCTAAACAGTCCGCTTTTACAGTTGATTGATTTTATTAAACAATTTCAGGATGCCAAAATTTCCCTTGAGAGGTTAGGCGAAATCCATGATAAAGATGATGAGGAAAATAAAGAAGAACAATACGTTGCCGAAATTCCTCAAAAAGATATAGAAATTAAGGATATGTCTTTCCGATATATTGGTTCTGATGCATTTGTTTTTGAAGGTTTAAACTTAACGATTCCTTATCAAAAAACAACAGCGATTGTTGGAGCCAGCGGAAGTGGAAAAACTACCCTTTTAAAACTATTAATGAAGTTTTATGAACCAACTGAGGGTGATATTAAAATCGGAAACACAAAACTAAAGAATGTTTCTCCAAGATTTTGGAGAGATCAATGTGGTGTCGTAATGCAGGAAGGATATGTTTTCAACGATACCATCGCCAACAATATTGGAGTCGGTGAAGATTACATTGATAAACAAAAATTAAGAAAAGCCGTAGAAATTGCCAACATTAAAGACTTTATCGAAGGTTTACCATTAAGCTACAATACCAAGATCGGAAATGAAGGTTTAGGAGTAAGCGGAGGCCAGAAACAAAGGCTTTTCATTGCAAGAGCAGTTTATAAATCTCCGGAATATATTTTCTTTGATGAGGCTACGTCTGCTTTAGATGCCAACAATGAAAAAATAATTATGGAAAATCTGGAACAATTCTTTAAAGGAAAAACAGCCATTGTTATTGCTCACAGACTTTCAACCGTAAAACATGCAGATAAAATTATCGTTTTAGATAAAGGAAATGTCGTGGAAGAAGGAAGTCATGCAGAATTAGTGGCATTAAGAGGCGAATATTACAGATTGGTAAAAAATCAACTAGAACTTGGAAACTAA
- a CDS encoding bacteriocin-like protein translates to MKNLRKLSRENLKTVKGGITEECARGQAASTACFSTLAACEATFSDPDFNFCIRYCNKYCY, encoded by the coding sequence ATGAAAAACCTGAGAAAACTATCAAGAGAAAATCTTAAAACAGTAAAGGGAGGAATCACAGAAGAATGTGCAAGAGGACAGGCAGCATCTACTGCATGCTTTTCTACGTTAGCAGCTTGTGAAGCTACTTTTTCAGATCCAGATTTTAATTTCTGTATCCGTTATTGCAATAAATATTGCTATTAA
- a CDS encoding bacteriocin-like protein, whose amino-acid sequence MKNLTKISRENLKTIKGGLRMCPVDGDCGPGWCCANGACRTIAGASPSTYLCTYYPID is encoded by the coding sequence ATGAAAAATCTTACAAAAATCTCAAGAGAAAATTTAAAAACGATTAAAGGAGGTCTTAGAATGTGTCCTGTAGATGGAGATTGCGGACCAGGGTGGTGCTGCGCAAATGGTGCATGCCGTACGATTGCAGGAGCAAGCCCGTCTACCTATCTGTGTACTTACTATCCAATAGACTAA
- a CDS encoding bacteriocin-like protein, whose translation MKNLRKLSKKDMKSIQGSIPECLAGYYWCNITRKCIPFGTSCGISIE comes from the coding sequence ATGAAAAATTTAAGAAAACTTTCGAAGAAAGACATGAAGTCTATTCAAGGATCTATTCCGGAGTGTCTTGCAGGGTATTATTGGTGTAATATAACCAGAAAATGTATCCCTTTTGGCACGTCTTGTGGAATTTCAATCGAATAA
- a CDS encoding thioredoxin domain-containing protein translates to MTFDKLINYLKLDKQEFVFQFNSHPNYPSALAFSDTLNFMGVRNDAYELDKEYWDELPEEFIAIVENSFSLVKKAGAQYSVYSDKAKTLNKEELHKNSTDFVLLFEKDEKTETKSVTNFTPFVYSILGIILIYSLLNHAWYNVAFNLLSIIGVYISLEIFNQKFGNISAVIGSICGAGASASQNVNSCNKIINQDKTSILGLKFSDFSLIYFIGISVLGLFLPSSAFVIKGFTLASLVAIGYSVYVQAFVEKTFCRVCLIIISILVAQIAISFFFFENLFFDSKILLLSIILWLSSFSLILFLNNVLEQKETLQKSNAKNLRFKRNYDLFKRELTDNEKIQFSDNETFSLGNKNAKLHISIVSNPYCGFCKDAHKITEQLLEKYPNDISAQIRFNYTPERANEKFTNLISDFTHIYNNRPEKDFLNAVDTWFENKNEDKIREIAGTSSNQENLDPLIQMSNDNSNAGLNFTPVFIINGHQFPEKYDREDIWYFITDLIEDEEF, encoded by the coding sequence ATGACCTTTGATAAACTCATCAACTATCTTAAACTTGACAAACAGGAATTTGTTTTCCAATTCAACTCTCATCCGAACTACCCGTCAGCACTGGCTTTTAGCGATACACTGAATTTTATGGGTGTACGAAATGACGCTTATGAATTAGACAAAGAATATTGGGACGAGCTACCTGAAGAATTTATTGCTATTGTTGAAAATTCCTTTTCACTAGTTAAAAAAGCAGGAGCACAATACTCTGTTTATTCAGATAAAGCAAAAACTTTAAATAAAGAAGAACTTCACAAAAACTCGACCGACTTCGTACTGCTTTTTGAAAAAGATGAAAAAACAGAAACTAAATCCGTTACTAATTTCACTCCTTTTGTATATTCTATTTTAGGAATTATACTTATCTATTCTTTATTAAATCATGCTTGGTATAACGTTGCATTCAACCTTTTATCAATCATTGGCGTGTATATTTCTCTTGAAATTTTCAATCAAAAATTTGGAAATATTTCTGCGGTAATTGGAAGTATCTGTGGTGCCGGAGCTTCAGCCTCTCAAAACGTCAATTCATGTAATAAGATTATTAACCAAGACAAAACGAGTATTCTTGGATTGAAATTTTCAGATTTTTCTCTAATTTATTTTATTGGAATTTCTGTTTTAGGTCTATTTTTACCGAGTTCGGCATTTGTAATTAAAGGATTTACGTTGGCATCGTTGGTAGCAATTGGTTATTCGGTTTACGTACAGGCTTTTGTTGAGAAAACTTTCTGTCGTGTATGCCTTATCATCATTTCGATTCTTGTTGCTCAGATAGCCATCAGTTTTTTCTTTTTTGAGAATCTCTTTTTTGATTCCAAAATACTTTTATTAAGTATTATTCTGTGGTTATCATCTTTTTCTCTTATACTCTTTTTAAATAATGTACTTGAACAAAAAGAAACATTACAAAAATCTAATGCAAAGAATTTAAGGTTCAAAAGAAATTATGATCTCTTCAAAAGAGAACTTACCGACAATGAAAAAATTCAATTTTCTGATAATGAAACCTTTTCTTTAGGAAATAAAAATGCCAAACTTCATATTTCAATCGTTTCAAATCCGTATTGTGGATTTTGTAAAGATGCTCACAAAATAACAGAGCAGTTATTAGAAAAATATCCTAATGATATTTCGGCGCAGATAAGATTTAACTATACTCCGGAAAGAGCGAATGAAAAATTTACTAACCTGATTTCAGATTTCACTCATATTTATAATAACAGACCCGAAAAAGATTTTTTAAATGCTGTAGATACTTGGTTTGAAAATAAAAACGAAGACAAAATAAGAGAAATTGCCGGAACAAGCTCAAATCAGGAAAATCTGGATCCTCTGATTCAAATGTCAAATGATAACAGTAATGCCGGATTAAACTTTACACCCGTATTTATCATCAATGGACATCAGTTTCCGGAAAAATATGATCGTGAAGATATTTGGTATTTCATTACTGATTTAATAGAAGACGAGGAGTTTTAA